The DNA sequence GGAATATCACTTTGTGACACATTTTGAAGCCTAAATTGGGACAACATTAAGCAGCAGACCGCTAGTAAAGAGCAAATACTGGCCCCCATAGCATGTCAAGGGAAATACTAGAAATTAAAACCGTTGGTTGTTTGAGATCAGACCCAATAAAATGAACTGGATTCACGCTTTTTCGAACTTTGTTAAGCGACTTCATGcgtaaaattttgaagttgaaaaatataaccTCCAGGAAAAGTGGAAGGCAATCCCTTCTAGCCAACTCCATTCAGTGAATACAGGAGGTCCTTGAGCTTCAGACCCAGCTACTAAATGATTATTAGGAAAGTGATAAACCTGATTAGTCCCAATGTCTTATAATCATATATCAAGTCATGGGCCTCTCTTCTTTCCCAAATGGATATTACAAGTCACATTtaaccttttttctttctcttctgcCTATTGCCTGTTGTAGAGACTTTTCACCTAAACCACCATCTCTGTATTGAAGAAATGGGAGTGTTCAAAAATGGAGCATAGCGCTGGATTAATGGATTCACGGTCCGCCCAATCCTAGCCCACGCACTTTGATGGTACCCAGCAGTAGCAGGAGCATGGTACATGAGCTTCAAAAGCTAACAAAGAAGAATTCAAACACAATACGGACTTTAGTTTGTGCAGATATAACTCTAGTTAATCAATAGAATTCCTACCAAAGAACATCCAAAAGTATCGACTGACAGACTAACATAGAAATGGCTccaaaagcaaaacaaaaccCATCCATCCAAAAATGGTGAATGCTTTACATGTGcagaaacaaagaaacagGAATTTAACTGTGGTTGGACAAGAGAAGCGCTACTTTTTGGCCTAAAGCTCAAGTACACCTAAAGTTAGACTCAGCCTCCACAAATATGACCAAGTTGAAAGTTGATTCGGCAAATAGACCAAGTAATCATACCAATTAAGGTTAAACTTTATCACCTTGATAATGTGAAACTTCCCAACATCAACAGCAACAGAAACATAGATAAGAAGTAACAAGtgaataaagaaatcaacacAAAATTATTCTTGACATCCAAGTTATTCTCTTCAGTTGAGATGAACTACTAAAAGTTTCTGTAAGCACGAAATAATTATCACATTActgaaaattatcaaactgAAGCTCCAAATAAAAGGTGAACACACCTGCCAGTACATAAATGCTTGTATAATATTGCGCTGCGGCCTGCATGTTTAAATTGTAAGGAGAAATAAGATATGTTAATAAGTGAAGCTTTTGGTAACCTTTCCAGATACAAAAGCAACATACATATGAAACTAAGTGTATCAAGAGGGGAAATGAGTCGAGATACTAACGAAAAGAGAGATATAATGAGAAGGAATCCAATTCCAATCTCAGCTTGAGAGGACAGAATGCTAAAAGTGGTTGTATTTGACTCTACCCAAACACAAGTCTCTTCCAAGTACTTCCTGCAGAACACCACCATAAAAAAGTGAAGAGGCTACAGATCGaaagagaaaatcaaatcAGGCTGTCAACACTATcctgaaaagaaaagatgtaAGTGCaagaacaaaatcaaattgaatgCAATTTGCTTCAGAAATTTTCAGCTCAACTCCTCAAACATTGTTTCGGTTCAATCTTACCCCCACTTTGGGAGTCTTAAACGAATACCAATATCATGTTACATGTATCAGTGATTAGTAGGCAAAGGTATTGGAGTCTGGACTTGGTATTAAATGCTTTGTCTttcctaaaatattattcaaattgcTGCTTAAGTTTCATGGATAAAACTCCCGAGTTCAACTCAAATTACTCTTTCATAAACACTCAATAGTACTCAAGCTACAAAGTTAATATATTCATAGCTGGACCCCATCTGTATGAGATTGTACACGGTCAGAATACcagaataaaaaagtataccTTTTAGCCACAGTCCAGGTGGAGCTTGACCAAGAAATGATCATACCTATCGCTTTCCACACTCATGGTGGCTCCCACCCCCAATATTTCCGTGGATGTCCTTTTCAATGTAATACAACTAACTTAACAACTCAAATCACAGACTTGAAATACAATGGACATCCTAATGCATATACATCAATggaaaaatctcaaaaattgaaaatgagtcGACCAGGAGTCATTGACCTCTGAGATGGGAAAGTGCAGTAAAGTATAGCTCAAACATACTATAGAAAGAAATCACAGGATGCAATAGTTGTTTCCATCCAATACAAGACTCCATGTCAGAGACAATATCACTAAAAAAATCACAGGTTAAATATTTGAAGCATTCAAGATGCAGGGTTCTCACCTGTACAGGGTGGATCTGCTAAAGTTACGCCTCAGGAACTTTGCAACACGCTCAAGGGCCCGACACATTATAGGGATTAAAGCAACTACCAAGAATCAAAATAAGGAACTTATGCACTTTGTAGAGAGGACACATATATCAAGCAAACAGAgacaataaaaatcaataattgaGTCATACTCACATTTGAGGCACAGATGTGAAGTGACAAAAGAAAGGCAGTACATTGAGTAGATAAAATCTTTGGTAACTAAAACTGACTGAAACCAAACTTGCAAAGCCTGCAAGTTCCATGCCCTAGGTTTCTGCAGACAATTGTTggttatataaacaaatagaaggtaaattttgcaatagaacaaattatgtaattaaactAGAGCTGTACCCCATATAACGAATACAAAGAATACAGAGAAGAACATGCAGTCCCCAAGAAAGAAAGGCGATATGCCCGATACGAGAGATTTTTTGGCACAACTGGCAAAATTGCAAGGACTGCCACTAGAAACACCTGccagaaaagaaacaaaaaaaaaaaaaaaacgtaaaTGTCCTAACAACAAAATATTCCACAATCATTACTCAACACCACCAACTTAGAGATAACACAATTCTACACagataaagaaaataaggGAGCAGACTTTGTAACTCAACAAGAAGGAAATAGCAATAATAAGTACTCCCAAGTCAACACATGTGTGCATTTTCTCATGCTCGGATTTCACACTCAAAGTAACCACCCGGGGGAAACAATGTGTCACAGAAATCTTAATCCACACCTCTTCATCTTTGCAATTACAGACCATTCTACACAGGGCAAACATGAAATCATTTCACAGATCCTAAATTCAACCAACATGcataaaagttcaaaaaaaaaaaaaaaggatgcataaagagaaaaacagtTAGCCTAATACAGAGCAGACCTGACATAATACTCATCATTCTCAAATCTGTCTAAAAAATTCTGCTTAATTTGCACCCAGTGAAACAGCATACCCAAGCATTGACAGAAAATTGAATGGTTTGTCGATCCCAGCGCAGTGATGTTGGAGGTGGAGCTGTTGATGCCCCTGATGCTCTACTTGAGGACCCTACAAAAtgcattttcattcaatttaaGTTGAAGAATGTCTAGCTACTAAAAGAACACAAAAGGCAAGGATATATTAGATGCCATAATAGTTAGAGagaaattattcattttcacaTCCTTGGCTAATGCCAAAAGCTAAAATTTTAGACCTGAACTCCGCTGGCGTGTATTACTATTAGAAGTAGATGATGAAGATTGTGTTGGTGGAGTCGATGTTCTTGTTGGCTGGGATATACTGTTAATACCTATTGGCTCGACAATCAGATCACGATCCTGAATAGTAGAACACCAAAAATTAGCTAAAATAAAGATTCCTCAAGGAGAAGCATTGAGGAAAAGCAATATGCAATTAACATTTATGATTACTCCTAACCTACATTGTTATGTCCATAGACAGCTAAGTATAGATAACCACATATCTATTCATCACTCTCCACAAATTCTAAAAATGTCAGCTTTATGTTTTGTCCAGATTTCATTTAACAGCCAACAcattaaaatacaaagaaatgtAGGGTTTCTACAATCCAAAGAAAAcagtaaagaaaaaattcaaatcccCAAATTTGGAAGGCATTTAGATTAGACTCCACAAAGGAATTGACCCCGAACTGAAGCATATATCCAAATATTTCCGCTTCAGCTTAGAACAGATAAACTAAAGGAATGAAGAAAGGATCAAGTTGGCAACTATTACACCCACAgttcatatattaaattcttCTCTTGAAAACAGAAAGATAAGGTTGGGGGAAAAGACAATATAAATTCTGTATATAGTCCCAAACTACAAGCTTCAAAGTCTTGGACGAAACCATTAAGATTCAGCTAGAAAGAGAAACCATGACAAGATTAATTCCATAGGTCATAGCCGGAttccaataaatttataagaattacCAAAACACAAGTATCATATTCAATTAACTCGCAAGAAAATGAAGAGTAGAagttaaacaaataatacgATGTAACGCTGGTAGAACTTGTGCTTGAAGTGGTTGACGACGTCGCTGCGGGAGGCCATGTGTGGCGGGATGAGGACGTTTGACCAGACCAGTGACGTTTGACCAGTACTCCGCCCACCGTGGGTCGTTATCGTAATCGTACGCTGCCGCCGCCACCCGCTTCAACTTCTGCGGATCATCACCATCTCCGCCTCCCATGATTTCTCGATCACCCGATACTCTCTCTTCTCTTGGGGAATTGACAAGAAATTGGCTAGTTGAATTTTGAGTCTATAAGCTCTTCTTCAACTATTATATCTAGATCAGGAATAAATTAATCTCAAGTAAGTATAGCCGTAATTTTCTTCCCACTATACCAGAATTTACcttccttctcttttttgttattttatttatactccatattttagttttactcTCACCGTTTTCTCCAGTTCGACGTAAAATCGTCGCTCAACAAATCACTGCGGTGACGTTACAATTTAGGTATTTACACGAAACCCTAAGCCCTAATTCCTGCGGCTTTCTTGTTCGCTCTTATCTTGGGAATTGCGGGTGAAGGTGTTTCTAATAGGGGCCTCATCCtgtgtttattttttcatttttattggaaatatatgtatttttttttaataattaaaaatatatttgaattggtTAATGAGAtggtattttataattatacgtgCTTACAGAAAGTTTCTCAGAACGATACAATTGACATGAAATACACAAGTTATAATAGAAAGAATGAGGATGAGATTGAACTAACTTGGGTGGCCATTTacatccaaaaaaatattgagtaCAATCATTGTACAAAGATGCATATAGTGTAGTACTTACAAAGGAAAGTTCCCACATGGaactctaaaaaattaattggaaaattgagaaaaacaGCCTGCATCCATAGCATCAAACTCACAAGAACTACGAGGCTCAGCTCGTCGCCATCGGATGCAAAGTGCAAGGGAGTAATCCATCAACTCCTCAAGCTGCTTTGAGAGTTAAAGTAATCTGAACTGTAATCTTGACTTCCAAATGCCATCCTCTGAAACATTCTGATTTGGGCAGAATGTTCCCTTGAACTGAAAATCCCACTCTGCCCAGGTTTTACACCGTTGTTCAGATCTGCTAATTCATCCATTGAATCTAAAGCTCTCACTACCTGGAAAATGACGGAAGCATGGACAAAAAAACGATGTTATGTAATGGGAGAGGTGTTGAAATGCATAAAGTTGGAGGAGCATTCAGGTGAAACTTGCCTGACTCATTCGTGGCCTTTTAGAAGCTAAATGACGCACACAAGCTGCGGCTGCTTCAATCATCCTGAACATTTCATTTGGAACAAAGTTGCTTCCCAACTTAGGATCAACCAGATCTCCAAAATCTTCTTTCTCGAGTGCTTGGGTGAGCAATGGTCGAGCCTGCAGCAGATGCAGCNNNNNNNNNNCTACTTATTATTGCTAAAAGCCATGCCGTATCAATTTAACAACTAGACAGAAAAGCTAGTTCCTCCAGTCTAATCACCAGCGAGCAACAGGTGATTTCTctgcattattttattttcactatttCTTCAGAAGACTCAAGTACCACAGATATGACTTTTTCAGTCTTAAATTCAATCTTTATTCTCTAGAGACTAAATAGTTtattaaagttatatttaacatCCAAAGTaaacaatattatgttggGGGGTGGGTGGACAGAAAATTAGAccaaaaaataacaaacaatCTTGACGGAACTTACCCATTCAACCAGGCTTTCATCACCTAGTGGTTGAGATGAGTCAACAGGTTTACGACCCGTAATGAGCTCCAAAAGCACAACACCAAATGAAAAAACATCAGATTTCTCAGTCAGTTTACCAGTTGACGCATACTCCGGAGCCAAGTACCTGCAAGTTGTCcagataatttaataaatggatgCAGGCACAAAATACACCAATAGTTTTACATGATAAGAAACTGTCTTCTCTGTAATCAAGTAGTTTATACAACACATTGGGCCAATAAACATTTAGGTATTATGGAATATCCTGGGTACATCAGAATGCCAGGTTTCTTGTGCATGCTAGCATAAGGTACACAATATCTAGTTGAGTCTACAACACACCAATTAATTTGACGTTTTCCAGAATAAATGGATGCCCTACCCGAAGGTTCCCATCACACGGGTTGAAACGTGTGTGTGTAAATCCAACTCTAGTGCTAGTTTTGCAAGCCCAAAATCCGCAACCTGTCCATAAGTGGCAAAAGAGTGCTCAATGtgtgaaaagaataaagacAACAGATGCTATATGAGTTGCTTGAGAAGTTATGTTACTTTAAGGCAAAATTAGAGCAAGTCACACATTCTGTTGTGTGCGATAAGAAAAATAGACATACCCGTGCTTCAAAGTTGTTATCCAAGAGAATATTCGTTGATTTGATATCTCTGTGAATGATACGGGGTTGACCTGACAAACACAGCCAGAGTTTTCAGTGGATTCTTCAAAGAATCACAGAAGAAATTCTACgacaataatttcatatatatttttaagacaCTTAACCCTTCCAGTCCGAAATAGTTAAAAACTAAACTGATGAAGTTGGTCTTTGTCCTTCAATTTGTAAAGGCCTTATATCATCTAAAGTTTGGTTGGAACTCATCGTTGTCCTTATTTCTATTACAAAGCAAAGTATGGGACTTcccagaaaaaggaaaatgaaaatgacatAACACTTCTAGAGATGCTGCAAACAACATAAACCATAATCTTTGAGATGAAGAAAGCAACAATCTCAGAATTATAGGCTAGAGCTTACAGTCTTCATGAAGATATGCAAGTCCACGAGCTGCACCAGCTGCAACCTTAACTCGACTGGCCCAATCCATTACAGTCTTGGCTTCACCTGCCCATGTCATAGCATAAAAATGAGTGTACTccattttagttaaaaatgcAAACTATATTGGCAATCCACAAACTGAGATCTGGCCTTACCATGAAGATGATAATGCAGGGTGTTATTGGGCACATAATCATAAACGAGCAACCTTTGCTTTTCAGAGATACAGTAACCAACAAGTGATACCAAATGCCTATGGTGTATTCGGCTAATGATCTCAACTTCTGCTCGGAATTCACGCTCTCCTTGTCCACCGCCATCTTTTAACTGTTTTACAGCAACTTCTCTTCCATCTACCAAAACTCCTTTATAAACACAGCCAAATCCACCTTCACCCAGAATATTATTTGCTGAAAACCCATTTGTGGCAGCAGATAGTTCTGGATACGTGAACCATGACCTTGAAGCGCCTATGCCACCGTCTGGTGAGTAAATGTAATTGTTTGCGGAAGCACTTCCAGCTAGTTGAGATGAGAACTGGGATCTTAGGAATGATGAATCTAGAAACAGTGAAACAGTTAGAAAGAGAACATTATCACTCGTgcttgaaaatattgattgtAGGACATCATCAGTTTTAAGATGACTGGCAGCTTGTGGATACATAGTGACACATTTGGCAGGAGCAGCAGAACATGAAAAGATATGACATGCATGAATGAGTGTGAAGAAGCCAAGCCTATTACAGCATTCCACAATATGAAACagtaatttaagaaatatggACTAAAGAAACATTTAGTTAGATTAGGTGGAGTTGGCAACATAACTATTTTTATCTTCCCATTGACAGGCATAAATATGTTCAACAATGATAAGCTGGTTCTTTAAGAGCTAGAATTCAACATTGATATTTAAAGATGAAGCGAGAAAAGCATATTCATGTCATACAATAAGCAGCATTGATTATTATCCAGGCAAATGATTGGATAATAATCTGTTCTGATAGTGAATGCATGAAAGATAAGTGATAGTTGAAAACAGAAAGGAAGAAGCTCAATCAATAAACGAAAATGCTTTCTGATAGCAGattgaacaatttaaaatCACTGATCAATATGATACCCAAGTTATATGATACTAACATTTGACCAGAGGCAAAACATAGTGAAGTAGTACCTGAATTTTGGGAGGATGCAAATGGAGAGGTCCTGGTATAGTTGAGAGTAAACTTgttccttcttttctttcttttgtgggTAAACCAGACAGCCAGAACCACAAGAGTGAGTGCCAAGAAGCCCACAACACTGACTACAGCTGCTACACCTCCAGCTTTTAGACCCCCCGAATTCCTTGACGTTGCTTCTGATGTTATATTAGATTGTGTTGATCTTGCAGTGGGTTTCTCTGTAGACCGGGATGGAAGTGGTGAGGCTGGAAGGCTGCCATTTGTGGACGCATTGTTAGAGGGAAGTGGAGGATATAGAAAAGGCGGTGAAGGGACAGGAGGAGGAGGCGCAGTGGAAGGGGGAGGAGGACTGCTAGTTGGTGGAATAGGCGGGGAGCTAATTGGAGTGGGAGGCAATGCGGGTGGTGGATGAGAATGCTTTGGTGGGTGTGGAGGTGGAGGACTAGATGTAGGAGGTGATAGGTCCGGAGGGGGAGGAGAGGGTGAAATAGCTggagggggtgggggtggtgcTAAAGGAGCAGCAGGGGATTCTTTGGGTGGAGAACCCTGTGATGTTGGGGGAGGCGGCAACGTTGGTGGTGGAGACGATCCAGTAGGTGGGGGAGGTGAATTGGTGTTGGGAGGTGGAGCAGGAGGAAATGGCGGCGATGATGGTGGAGATGATGGTGGTGGCGAAGGTGGAGGTGAGGGTGGCGAAGAAGGTGGTGTGGGTGATGGCGGGGATGAGGGTGGTGACGGTGGtggtggcggtggtggtgaTCCTTCTGGTGGAGAAGCTTGTGGTGGCGATGGCGGAGGAGCGGAAGGATCAGGTGGTGGAGAGGATTGAGGAGGTGGGGCAGAGGAAGCAGAtggaggaggaggtggtggtgagTCAGTTGTCTGATTTGGATTGGACTCTGAAGGAGGTGTTGAATCATTCGATGAAGCTGGTGGGACAGCACTGCCACTGGGCGAAGAATTTGGAGATAGTGGTCCTGAAGAAGACATAATTCCCGCAGAAGAGTTCCCTTTTTCAAGGAATCTGCGCTCAAGTTCAAGACCAGAACATCCCCATTGCAATGCAGCAAATTCTAACACTGAATTTCCAGTCTTTACTTAACAATATACCTTCACCCAGATGAGATTATCCAAAACCCCTTAAAATGAAACCCAATAATCCTTCCTCAGTAATACATGTTCTCCAACTACCAAGAACATGAAAAGGGGCATCAACAATCAGTTCCAGAGGAAACAATCCCAACCCAGtacagaaaaatcaaatgcCAACCAACCCCAGatcaagaatttcaagaaaatgacatAAACGACTACAACCCGACATCAACACTCCAAAATATTCTACACTGATATCAGTAGAGCCAAGATTCAACAATTAACTACAAAATCCGAAACTCCAAACCAA is a window from the Sesamum indicum cultivar Zhongzhi No. 13 linkage group LG15, S_indicum_v1.0, whole genome shotgun sequence genome containing:
- the LOC105177750 gene encoding proline-rich receptor-like protein kinase PERK8, giving the protein MSSSGPLSPNSSPSGSAVPPASSNDSTPPSESNPNQTTDSPPPPPPSASSAPPPQSSPPPDPSAPPPSPPQASPPEGSPPPPPPPSPPSSPPSPTPPSSPPSPPPSPPPSSPPSSPPFPPAPPPNTNSPPPPTGSSPPPTLPPPPTSQGSPPKESPAAPLAPPPPPPAISPSPPPPDLSPPTSSPPPPHPPKHSHPPPALPPTPISSPPIPPTSSPPPPSTAPPPPVPSPPFLYPPLPSNNASTNGSLPASPLPSRSTEKPTARSTQSNITSEATSRNSGGLKAGGVAAVVSVVGFLALTLVVLAVWFTHKRKKRRNKFTLNYTRTSPFASSQNSDSSFLRSQFSSQLAGSASANNYIYSPDGGIGASRSWFTYPELSAATNGFSANNILGEGGFGCVYKGVLVDGREVAVKQLKDGGGQGEREFRAEVEIISRIHHRHLVSLVGYCISEKQRLLVYDYVPNNTLHYHLHGEAKTVMDWASRVKVAAGAARGLAYLHEDCQPRIIHRDIKSTNILLDNNFEARVADFGLAKLALELDLHTHVSTRVMGTFGYLAPEYASTGKLTEKSDVFSFGVVLLELITGRKPVDSSQPLGDESLVEWARPLLTQALEKEDFGDLVDPKLGSNFVPNEMFRMIEAAAACVRHLASKRPRMSQVVRALDSMDELADLNNGVKPGQSGIFSSREHSAQIRMFQRMAFGSQDYSSDYFNSQSSLRS